The Methanophagales archaeon genomic interval TATAATTAAAGGACGATTAACACCAGATAATCTTAAAATCACAGCCCATACAAATCCACCGAGGTTACAGCCGATGATACAATTATAGTTCTCATTCTTGATGTTTTCTGCATATTCAAAACATTCCGTTAAACGTGCTGGAGGAGGGAATTGCCATGGAGGAAATTGTAAGTATAATTCCTTATCACTAAAATTTATAAAATCGGTTTTAAAATATTTCTCTAAATATCTAAATTCGTCATATCCGATACTTGGAGGAATAACCAAAATCCGCATGTTAGAATATGCGTTATGTTTCATTTACAATCACCATTTCAAATTCCTGCAGCAAGTCTCGAACGGATTAACAGGCTCGCGCCTTTTTATATTATCCCACAACAGGACTTCTCTTATCGGTTGAGGATATTTCCCTATTACCTTTTGATTACGAGAGCAATCCCAGTAGGTGCCATCAGGAAGGACACTCAAACCCAATATCCGAGCGATGCACCCGCCTTCTATGCAACCTTTTGGCAAATATATCCTCTCTTTCTCCGCTCGCTTCTCTACATATTTTTTAATCTCAATCCATTCCATATACCTTATGGGCTCCAAATCGCTTTTCCTTATGGGTTGATAGATATTGAAATTGAGCGTGTGTGCTCCGGTTTCAATGCAGAGGTCTATGATATGGTCAATACAGTGTTTGTTCGCCTGATTGATAGTGAAAGAAAGAGTATGGCGTATCCCATGCTCGTCCAGCAATTTCAAAGCCCTCACCGCTTTTTCATAGCTCCCCTTGCCGCGTATGAAATCATGTGCTTTTTCATCCCCGTCCACGCTTACCTGTATTCCATCGTTTTTATGGAAGATATGGATGTATTTGGGTATTAATATGCCGTTAGTGGCCAGAGCCACATGACCAATCAACTCTCTCACGACGCTGTATGCCTCTACAAATTTTGGG includes:
- a CDS encoding radical SAM protein translates to IVDFCQLDCKHCYLNKGKRVMPLNMLRAICEDFLKTDFPLPQNSIILSGGEPLLHPKFVEAYSVVRELIGHVALATNGILIPKYIHIFHKNDGIQVSVDGDEKAHDFIRGKGSYEKAVRALKLLDEHGIRHTLSFTINQANKHCIDHIIDLCIETGAHTLNFNIYQPIRKSDLEPIRYMEWIEIKKYVEKRAEKERIYLPKGCIEGGCIARILGLSVLPDGTYWDCSRNQKVIGKYPQPIREVLLWDNIKRREPVNPFETCCRNLKW